Proteins co-encoded in one Halodesulfovibrio sp. MK-HDV genomic window:
- a CDS encoding purine-nucleoside phosphorylase — MQSLNKVHNAVQSIKELAKNDLSPKIGIALGTGLGDFVNAVTVTETISYNDIIDFPHSTVESHAGQFVFGTIADVPVVIQQGRNHLYEGYSPAEVSMGVRVMATLGIDTYIATNAAGCLVPQWDAGTLMAITDHINFTGRTPLSGCNVDDWGPRFPDMSQAYDPQLITCAMEEAARLGIRLERGIYAGVHGPQMETPAETRMYKRLGADAVGMSTVMEVIAARHCGLKVLGVSCLTNKNLPDCMTDVPLDEIIRTANKAGASLSALLQAIITKQC; from the coding sequence ATGCAAAGTTTGAATAAAGTACATAACGCCGTACAGTCAATCAAAGAGCTTGCAAAAAACGATCTTTCTCCAAAAATCGGCATTGCACTCGGTACTGGCCTCGGTGATTTTGTAAACGCGGTTACTGTAACCGAGACCATTTCTTACAACGACATCATCGATTTTCCACATTCAACAGTGGAATCACATGCAGGACAGTTTGTTTTCGGCACCATTGCCGATGTTCCTGTAGTAATCCAACAGGGAAGAAATCACCTTTACGAAGGTTACTCTCCTGCTGAAGTAAGCATGGGTGTCCGCGTAATGGCCACGCTTGGCATTGATACATATATTGCTACCAACGCCGCAGGCTGCCTTGTCCCCCAGTGGGATGCAGGCACTCTTATGGCAATTACCGACCACATAAACTTTACAGGCCGCACACCTCTTTCCGGATGCAATGTCGACGACTGGGGCCCGCGTTTTCCTGACATGAGTCAGGCATACGATCCTCAGCTCATCACCTGCGCAATGGAAGAAGCAGCCAGACTCGGCATCCGGCTCGAACGCGGAATTTATGCAGGCGTACATGGCCCGCAGATGGAAACACCTGCTGAAACCCGTATGTACAAACGCCTTGGCGCTGATGCTGTTGGCATGTCTACCGTTATGGAAGTCATTGCCGCGCGCCATTGCGGGTTAAAAGTTCTTGGTGTGTCCTGCCTGACAAACAAAAACCTTCCCGACTGCATGACAGATGTTCCACTTGATGAAATTATCCGGACAGCAAACAAAGCCGGTGCCAGCCTCTCTGCTCTGCTGCAGGCAATTATCACCAAACAGTGCTAA
- a CDS encoding motility protein A, translated as MDIATLLGVVVGFALVAGAIFMGGSVGDFINVPGAMIVFGGSGAAIFVTFPLEEVAFAVASVVKVFASRRTKIPEVVNTMVRIAEISRREGLVALENIKTESPLLKKACQLIADNADPDIIHDTLKIEILSMKRRQNIAIAVFNRLGAVAPAFGMIGTLIGLVQMLAHLDDPSSIGPAMAIALLTTFYGALLANLLFLPMAGKLKARTLQEEVQLNIIFEGAKCILENNNPRLVYEKLSSFISPEDRKDVRR; from the coding sequence ATGGATATTGCAACTCTTCTCGGGGTCGTTGTTGGTTTTGCTCTTGTTGCTGGCGCCATTTTTATGGGGGGGAGTGTTGGCGATTTTATTAACGTACCGGGTGCTATGATTGTATTTGGTGGTTCCGGTGCCGCTATTTTTGTAACGTTTCCTTTAGAGGAAGTGGCGTTTGCTGTTGCAAGCGTTGTAAAGGTTTTTGCTTCCCGCCGTACTAAGATTCCAGAAGTTGTTAATACAATGGTTCGTATTGCAGAAATCAGCCGTCGTGAAGGTTTGGTTGCTCTGGAAAATATTAAAACCGAAAGCCCGTTGTTAAAAAAAGCATGTCAGCTTATTGCAGATAATGCTGATCCAGATATTATCCATGACACATTAAAAATTGAAATTTTGTCCATGAAGCGTAGGCAGAATATTGCGATTGCTGTTTTCAACAGACTCGGCGCAGTAGCTCCGGCGTTCGGAATGATCGGTACTCTTATCGGTCTGGTTCAGATGCTTGCACATTTGGATGACCCTTCCAGCATCGGCCCTGCAATGGCTATTGCGTTGCTCACAACATTCTATGGTGCACTGCTTGCTAACCTTTTGTTCCTGCCTATGGCTGGTAAGCTGAAGGCGAGAACTCTTCAGGAAGAGGTTCAGCTCAATATTATTTTTGAAGGCGCCAAGTGTATTCTGGAAAACAACAACCCTCGCTTAGTATATGAAAAACTGAGTTCATTCATCTCTCCAGAGGACAGAAAAGATGTTCGAAGATAG
- the cbiB gene encoding adenosylcobinamide-phosphate synthase CbiB, translating into MELFWIPLAAFVIDAIFADPSFFPHPVQLIGKLLDKLEKTARKNFSNRFGGVLSLLILLLMVFVVVTTCIGIPYVGWIFALYFAWSGLALGSLLSEGTKAVQAVASGSLDDGRKAVSMLVSRDVSESTEEELYKTLAETISENFNDGIIAPFFWLVLSGPVGLWLYKATSTMDSMWGYKNEKWIDLGWAGAKFDDLLAYLPARFSAMFLQCTANLAGLGSGRGVWDSVARDAAKMESPNAGWPMAMAAHLYGRPMGGSAVYFGKVKEKPVLGVGDEAWDKATLIQLIKHIRLAAIFGCGLLWLAVSLLRLVF; encoded by the coding sequence ATGGAACTCTTCTGGATACCACTAGCTGCGTTTGTCATTGATGCAATATTTGCTGACCCGAGTTTTTTTCCACATCCGGTGCAGTTGATTGGAAAATTATTGGATAAGTTGGAAAAGACAGCCCGTAAAAATTTCTCTAACAGGTTTGGCGGTGTGTTATCGCTGCTGATTCTGTTGCTCATGGTTTTTGTTGTGGTGACTACCTGTATAGGTATTCCATATGTGGGATGGATTTTTGCATTGTACTTTGCATGGTCTGGTCTTGCTCTTGGCAGCTTGCTGAGTGAAGGCACTAAAGCTGTGCAGGCTGTTGCATCCGGTTCTCTTGATGACGGCCGTAAGGCCGTTTCTATGCTGGTTAGCCGTGATGTATCGGAATCCACTGAAGAAGAGTTGTATAAAACCCTTGCGGAAACTATTTCCGAAAATTTCAACGATGGTATCATCGCACCATTTTTTTGGCTCGTTCTATCTGGTCCGGTTGGACTGTGGCTGTACAAGGCTACCTCCACAATGGATTCCATGTGGGGATATAAGAACGAGAAATGGATAGATCTTGGATGGGCAGGTGCTAAGTTTGATGACCTGCTTGCATATTTGCCGGCACGTTTTTCTGCAATGTTTCTTCAGTGTACTGCAAATCTTGCAGGTCTTGGTTCAGGAAGAGGCGTGTGGGATAGTGTTGCGCGTGATGCAGCTAAAATGGAAAGTCCGAACGCTGGTTGGCCAATGGCGATGGCTGCACATCTTTACGGTAGACCAATGGGCGGCAGTGCCGTGTACTTTGGAAAAGTAAAAGAAAAGCCTGTGCTGGGTGTCGGTGATGAAGCATGGGATAAAGCCACTTTGATCCAGTTGATTAAACACATTCGTCTCGCAGCAATTTTTGGCTGTGGACTGCTTTGGCTTGCGGTTTCATTATTGCGTTTAGTTTTTTAA
- a CDS encoding YheT family hydrolase translates to MPIYENTLYPAPFFLPGGHAQTLYPALFRALDLPACTVQRITTPDNDFLDVDFHYANPDTPKKRLVVISHGLEGNSKRSYVKGMVRALIRAGWDAAAWNFRGCSGAPNRKLHMYHSGSTEDLHSVVSFCARKGYEEIVLVGFSMGGNQILKYLGDPATFVHPCVQAAVVFSVPCDLVGAAKAMDKPSNAIYLKNFMRTLKDKIVQKHDAFPGLVNIANLNELKTFKDFDEEYTAPWYGFKDALEYWEKSSSVQFLDRVRVPTLMISARNDPFLWPTCYPTGHAHRSKYLYLETPADGGHIGFVRLADDDYYWSEIRAVEFIGQVMG, encoded by the coding sequence ATGCCGATTTATGAAAACACACTGTATCCGGCTCCGTTTTTTCTACCGGGTGGTCATGCACAAACGCTATATCCTGCACTGTTCAGAGCATTGGATTTGCCTGCTTGCACTGTTCAACGAATAACTACGCCTGATAATGATTTTTTAGATGTAGACTTCCACTATGCAAATCCTGACACCCCTAAAAAGCGGCTTGTCGTGATCTCTCATGGACTGGAAGGCAATTCGAAGCGTTCATATGTGAAAGGGATGGTTAGAGCGCTTATACGGGCAGGATGGGATGCTGCCGCGTGGAACTTTAGAGGGTGTAGCGGTGCACCTAACAGAAAGCTCCATATGTATCATAGCGGTTCAACCGAAGACTTGCACTCTGTTGTAAGCTTTTGTGCAAGGAAAGGGTACGAGGAAATAGTCCTTGTGGGCTTCAGCATGGGTGGAAACCAAATTTTAAAATATTTGGGTGACCCAGCAACATTTGTTCATCCCTGCGTTCAGGCTGCTGTGGTTTTTTCTGTACCGTGCGATCTTGTAGGGGCGGCGAAGGCGATGGATAAGCCTTCAAATGCTATTTACTTGAAAAATTTTATGCGCACGCTAAAAGATAAAATTGTACAGAAGCATGATGCGTTTCCAGGTTTGGTGAATATAGCGAACTTGAATGAATTGAAAACATTTAAAGATTTTGACGAAGAATACACTGCTCCGTGGTACGGATTCAAGGACGCTCTTGAATATTGGGAAAAGAGTTCCAGTGTTCAGTTCCTGGATAGAGTTAGAGTGCCTACTTTGATGATTAGTGCCCGAAATGACCCGTTTCTATGGCCGACCTGTTACCCGACAGGGCACGCGCACCGTAGTAAGTATCTCTATCTAGAGACTCCGGCTGATGGCGGACATATCGGTTTTGTCCGGTTAGCTGATGACGATTACTACTGGTCAGAAATTCGCGCTGTGGAGTTTATAGGACAAGTCATGGGGTAA
- the typA gene encoding translational GTPase TypA, producing the protein MTQTIHNDAIRNVAIIAHVDHGKTTLVDAMFKQGGIFRANQEVDDRVMDSMDLERERGITIAAKNCAVSWQGTKINIIDTPGHADFGGEVERSLTMADGAILLVDASEGPLPQTRFVLKKTLEAGLKVIVVINKIDRPDARIDEVLDEVYDLFIDLEATDKQLEFPVMYAVGRDGVAMNSPEEEQKDLAPLFKVILSEVPGPVYDPEQPFQMLVADLSYSDYLGRLAIGRVFHGTIHNNDQLACIGIDDQPRGLRVSKIQTYQGLKLAEAAEATPGDIVVISGIDNVNIGDTICTKEAPKALTRINVDEPTVSMRFSINSSPLAGTEGKHVQSSRIRERLTRETMLNVAIRVEDSEERDSFIVKGRGEFQMAILVEQMRREGFELTIGRPEVIFKEIDGVLSEPMEKLFIDCDDVFMGVVTEKLSARKGRMTNLVNNGTGRVRMEFTIPSRGLIGYRDEFLTDTKGTGIMNSLFDGYEDYRGEFPTRHTGSLVCDRTGQSVAYALFNLEPRGEIFIDAGLPVYEGMVIGEHNRDNDLDINPCKGKKLTNVRASGKDDAVTLTPVRPMTLERAIHFITEDECVEVTPESIRLRKNILSGQNRHRLAGRKKKATETK; encoded by the coding sequence GTGACTCAGACTATTCATAACGATGCAATTCGTAACGTTGCGATTATCGCGCACGTTGACCACGGTAAAACAACTCTTGTTGATGCTATGTTTAAACAGGGCGGTATCTTCCGCGCTAACCAGGAAGTTGATGACCGTGTAATGGACAGCATGGACCTCGAACGCGAACGTGGTATTACCATCGCGGCGAAAAACTGTGCTGTTTCTTGGCAGGGAACAAAAATTAACATCATCGACACCCCTGGTCACGCCGACTTCGGTGGTGAAGTTGAACGTTCTCTCACAATGGCTGATGGTGCTATTCTGCTCGTTGACGCATCTGAAGGCCCACTTCCTCAGACTCGTTTCGTACTCAAGAAAACTCTTGAAGCCGGTCTTAAAGTTATTGTTGTTATCAACAAAATTGACCGTCCGGATGCACGTATTGATGAAGTGCTTGACGAAGTATACGACCTGTTCATCGACCTCGAAGCAACCGACAAGCAGCTTGAATTCCCTGTTATGTACGCAGTTGGTCGTGACGGCGTTGCTATGAATTCTCCTGAAGAAGAACAGAAAGACCTTGCACCACTCTTCAAAGTAATCCTTTCTGAAGTTCCTGGTCCTGTATACGACCCAGAACAGCCTTTCCAGATGCTCGTAGCTGATCTTTCCTACTCAGACTACCTTGGTCGTCTCGCAATCGGCCGTGTATTCCACGGTACTATTCACAACAACGACCAGCTTGCTTGCATCGGCATTGACGATCAGCCTCGCGGCCTTCGCGTTTCCAAAATTCAGACCTATCAGGGCTTGAAACTTGCTGAAGCTGCCGAAGCAACTCCTGGTGACATCGTAGTTATTTCCGGTATCGACAACGTAAACATTGGCGACACCATTTGTACTAAAGAAGCACCAAAAGCACTGACACGCATCAACGTTGACGAACCAACCGTTTCCATGCGTTTCAGCATTAACTCTTCCCCGCTTGCAGGTACTGAAGGTAAACACGTTCAGTCCAGCAGAATCCGCGAACGTCTTACACGTGAGACCATGCTTAACGTAGCAATCCGTGTTGAAGACAGTGAAGAGCGCGACAGCTTCATCGTTAAAGGCCGTGGTGAATTCCAGATGGCTATTCTCGTTGAACAGATGCGTCGTGAGGGCTTCGAACTGACCATCGGTCGTCCTGAAGTTATCTTCAAAGAGATCGACGGCGTGCTTTCCGAACCTATGGAAAAACTGTTTATCGATTGTGATGACGTATTCATGGGCGTTGTGACTGAAAAACTTTCAGCACGTAAAGGCCGTATGACCAACCTCGTGAACAACGGCACCGGCCGTGTTCGCATGGAATTCACTATTCCTTCCCGTGGTCTTATCGGTTACCGTGATGAGTTCCTCACCGATACCAAAGGTACCGGCATCATGAACTCACTCTTCGACGGTTACGAAGACTACCGTGGCGAGTTCCCAACCCGTCACACTGGTTCTCTCGTTTGTGACCGCACCGGCCAGTCCGTTGCATACGCTCTCTTTAACTTAGAGCCACGCGGCGAAATCTTCATCGATGCAGGCTTACCTGTATACGAAGGTATGGTTATCGGCGAACACAACCGTGACAACGACCTCGACATCAACCCTTGTAAGGGTAAAAAACTCACTAACGTTCGTGCTTCCGGTAAAGATGACGCTGTTACTCTTACCCCGGTACGTCCTATGACCCTCGAGCGCGCTATCCACTTCATTACTGAAGATGAGTGTGTTGAGGTTACTCCAGAATCTATCCGTCTGCGTAAAAACATTCTTTCTGGACAGAACCGTCACCGCCTCGCTGGTCGTAAAAAGAAAGCAACAGAAACCAAATAA
- a CDS encoding NAD(P)/FAD-dependent oxidoreductase, producing MNQHDVIILGAGASGLWAALTAAKRGRKVLVVDHARKAGRKILIAGGGKCNFTNIDLSPANYHCKNAHFCKSALARFTPWHMVEYLSLHDISWEEREHSQLFCTHSAADVTEALYNDCLEHNVHFLFSEQITDVQKKGELFDVGLTDSQHFAPSLIVALGGSAWPQAGATDAGYKLARQFGHKIIPTFPALVPLMMPSNWKLKNLSGIALPVTIRCNNKQFTENMLFTHKGISGPVVLQISAHWKKGDAIEIDLLPSASLTDILEEAGSKPLLKNVLSRKFPERLAAALIPKELREKQIAQLSKKDMQVLHSSIHAFTVTPTGTEGMKKAEATGGGVDTSSVSSKTMESKLCSGLYLTGEVLDVLGDLGGFNLHWAWASGNAAGEVV from the coding sequence ATGAATCAACATGACGTTATTATCTTAGGCGCAGGCGCTTCAGGCCTCTGGGCTGCACTCACAGCTGCCAAAAGAGGCCGCAAAGTTCTGGTCGTTGACCATGCTCGCAAAGCCGGACGCAAGATCCTGATTGCTGGTGGTGGCAAATGTAACTTTACAAATATAGACTTAAGTCCAGCGAACTACCATTGTAAAAATGCTCACTTTTGCAAATCAGCCCTTGCACGTTTTACGCCCTGGCACATGGTTGAATATCTGTCTCTTCATGATATCTCTTGGGAAGAGCGTGAGCACAGCCAATTATTCTGCACTCACAGTGCTGCGGATGTTACAGAGGCACTCTACAACGATTGTCTTGAGCATAATGTACACTTTCTTTTTTCCGAACAAATCACGGATGTGCAGAAAAAAGGTGAACTCTTTGACGTTGGGTTAACGGATTCGCAACATTTTGCTCCGTCACTTATAGTTGCCCTTGGTGGCAGCGCATGGCCACAAGCGGGAGCAACTGATGCAGGGTACAAACTTGCCCGACAGTTCGGTCATAAAATCATCCCTACTTTTCCAGCGTTGGTACCACTTATGATGCCTTCCAACTGGAAACTCAAAAATTTATCCGGTATCGCGCTGCCGGTAACTATTCGGTGTAATAATAAGCAATTCACAGAAAACATGCTCTTCACCCATAAAGGGATTAGCGGGCCTGTAGTTCTGCAAATTTCTGCTCATTGGAAGAAAGGTGATGCTATTGAAATCGACCTGCTTCCTTCTGCATCTCTTACTGACATCCTCGAAGAAGCAGGCTCCAAGCCGTTATTAAAAAACGTGTTGAGCCGAAAATTTCCGGAACGTCTTGCTGCTGCTCTTATTCCTAAAGAGCTTCGTGAAAAACAAATTGCCCAGCTTAGTAAAAAGGATATGCAGGTACTGCATTCCAGCATTCATGCATTTACAGTTACACCGACTGGCACTGAAGGTATGAAAAAAGCTGAAGCCACAGGCGGCGGCGTTGATACAAGCTCCGTTTCATCAAAAACCATGGAAAGCAAACTCTGCTCCGGCCTGTATTTGACAGGAGAGGTTCTTGATGTTCTCGGCGATCTTGGCGGATTCAATCTGCACTGGGCATGGGCATCCGGCAATGCTGCCGGAGAGGTTGTCTAA
- a CDS encoding tRNA (cytidine(34)-2'-O)-methyltransferase, with amino-acid sequence MHVVLFEPEIPPNTGNIARLCAATATDLHLIEPLGFSLEDKYLKRAGLDYWPHVSVSVWPNWEAYIEGVGHKHRHVMASSKRGVAVHEVAYDVNDALVFGPETRGLPDDLMDRYEDHVRIPMWGEVRSLNLSTAVGIVLYQAFAATGVLNGK; translated from the coding sequence ATGCATGTTGTATTGTTTGAACCGGAAATTCCGCCGAATACTGGCAACATTGCCAGATTGTGTGCAGCAACCGCTACAGATCTGCATTTGATTGAACCGCTTGGTTTCAGTCTTGAAGATAAATATTTGAAACGTGCCGGATTGGACTATTGGCCGCATGTTTCCGTTTCTGTATGGCCCAACTGGGAAGCATACATCGAAGGTGTAGGGCATAAGCACCGGCATGTTATGGCAAGTTCTAAACGGGGTGTTGCCGTGCATGAGGTTGCGTATGATGTGAATGATGCGTTAGTGTTCGGGCCAGAAACTCGAGGACTCCCCGATGACTTGATGGACAGATATGAAGATCATGTCCGCATTCCAATGTGGGGCGAGGTGCGTAGTCTTAACCTTTCAACAGCTGTAGGCATTGTCTTGTATCAGGCGTTTGCTGCAACTGGAGTTTTAAACGGAAAGTAG